In Bacillota bacterium, the genomic stretch TCTGCGCGCACATGGGCTGCGCCATCCTCACCGACGTGGAGGGAAAGGAAGCGGTCTGTCCGGCGCACGGCGCACGCTATGACCTGGCCACCGGCCAGCTGACCCAGCCCGCGCGCGTCCTCCCCGAGCGGCCGTGCGGGCAGGAGTCGGTACGGACGCCGCTGCGCACCTATCAGGTGCGGGAGAACGAAGGCATGCTGGAGATCGACGCCGACTAGTCGCCCCGGCGGCCACGGGAGCCAGTCCCCGCGGCCGCCGGCGCCGGGTGCGTCAGCCTCCCGCCACCTCGTGGCCGTGGGGGTGGGGATGCTCGTGGGCGGTTCCGTCGGCATGGACGTGGGTGTGCCCACCGTCATGGTGGGCGTGGGGATG encodes the following:
- a CDS encoding Rieske (2Fe-2S) protein, which translates into the protein MAFQTLGLSSRLFEHRDSVVTWFKGRPVLVARVDGQLYGLDAVCAHMGCAILTDVEGKEAVCPAHGARYDLATGQLTQPARVLPERPCGQESVRTPLRTYQVRENEGMLEIDAD